The genomic DNA gtattaatatttttataaactgtgCTCGGTTTTTTAATGGattattaaagattattttgtaaaaaataaattgcttacTGATATCTATCGGCCTATCATCGGTGTGAACGTTCAGTTTCCGAATGATTTTGACTActgttttgattatatttgtatactcATTTTAACTCTCATTCAAAagaaaggttttatttttaattattgactcataaatatgtatctaattcgaacatattttatcaacagttttgatgaaaatttgtagtttaattttcaaaaagccTCTAAAGGCTGCAGTCAAGGGAATATCGTTCTGAAAACTACACAAGATACTCGTACGTGTCACAGGGTCTAAATTTATACGTTAATGTTGATATTgtttcaaaaaaaatcattgggtcataaataatttcgatttttttataacaaatcatAACAATTCCCTTCTATTCCCCagacgaataaaaaatataaaacatataaaaaatgaccTTGCTGGATCGCATTTGCTCAACCTCcaacctaaaataataaaaaaactaacataTTTACGCCCAGTGTTTTCCCAAAAAATCGGGCGCAAACCCAACAATAAGATGGGTTTGCGCCGGGTTgtttgggaagaaactgggcACATACTAGGCGCAAACCCATCTAcgaatatacttataatatctGGCCGCCAGAGTGACATGGGATGACATGTTCATGACCATTGTGGGATCATTCGTGAAATATTGTTtcgcgaaaaataaaaatgtttatttttataattgttatgGCCGTGAATGTTTGCGGTTAATATCTATCAGGTAGGCAATTAATTGCCAGCAGGTATTGTTGATCTAAGGTAGTAAGTAGTAGTGTGAAACAGACATTGTTGatcatttatgtaaaatgtaaattaattatcaaaattaatgttgCAACCACTTAATTGTACTAAGTACCAATCGTATTTAGTATCATcaattatagttatataatactattatttaatataaaaaaaatgaaaatataactacGATTGGTGAATGTCAGGATCCCTTCAGATTTTAAACTAACTTGCTAATTAAGTTTTACTACGGAACGCTACTATTAAAATTCGGtactaatgtataaaattatgctGGCATTTTAAAAACGTATTTTGTCACATTCCAACATGATTATTGACATCGATATAATGGTACCTACATTACTCAAGTAATGTTAAAGTGTTTGTCATTATTatgctaaatattattacttattatgaaatactagAAATCTACAatcagattaaaattaacgaCATTAACACTGGCCGAAAACATAATACGATGGACAAACAGCGCTACAACAGTGTCGATTTTCTCACATTAGGCGCGGCTTATCAAcgttaaatatcaaaattattccCCTACGCTGTTAGCTTACAATCTGTCATTACGACATTCTATATGTGAAGTTTTACAAGGGCCGTCCGTAACACATGCGTGTTACATGAAATTTACACgaagatttatatattcttcaatatttcttttttattacaactacTGTTACAGGTTTACACCTAATGCTATTTACACATAATATCAAAAGTGACCTTTGTGAACTATATTACtatatcccactaatattataaatgcgtaaaaTTGTCAGGATGTATGTTACTGTTCTATGTTgttaaaatctactggacggattgttatgaaatttggtactcgGGTACAATATACACACTGGAATAACATAagagtaatttttatccccGAGAGTCATGTATGCAGCTTTAATTAATTAGACGATAGTTTACTAATGCTACctatcaaataattttcttatcatTTTTCGTggaaataacataatttttggtggaaaaaagtagcctacgtTACTCTCCAGACGATTATTTCCACACACGAAAACACACTTGACTGacattttaccttttttaatataagtttacaaattgtttgcttaatatttatatatggaaATTCgcagttaaattaaatagcaGGAACAGCCAccgattaaattaaatttatattacaaagtcTAGTCCAGCCTTTAAAGCCAGAAGACTTTTTTATCTACCAGAGGAGTATCATGTTGTTGAAAGGATAACAATCCCAGGCAGAATTATATACACTATTCTAAACACGTGATCGACACGTGTCTTAAATCCTTTTTAACACTCACTAAGGATTGATCTTGATTGATCTATATTTGAGTATTCAAGGAGGATTATTGTAtcctctctttctcatctgagcgtattcgTTGTTCCTCAGCCGTGAGCGtaggagcccagggtccgctctTCTACTAtatcgtctccacttcgcacggtcgtcggcatccctagtaaaaaaaaattgacaaaaaattggcacgcatatcattcCTGATGATCAATTATTGTATCCTATtttctatactattaataCCTTCTTGAAATGTCGGCAAAGCTCCTGAGATGCCCCTGGTATTGCAGTTACTCCTGAGCAGCGGTAATCACTTACCATCGAGTGACCAGATAGCTAGTTTGTCGCCTTATtccatttaaaaagttaaaatttctCAAAACCTTTGTGAGTATTACTATTTTacgcaaaaactaccggaTTGGTTACCTACGTCCACTTTGGTAACTAAACTTACCTAGCAAGCGAAGTTTCTTCCGCTGTTTGGTAACTAGTTGCgaaagaagatattttttaatttcacgagTGGGATTAAAAGGATATCAAACTTGATTTTCCGACACCCGTGAgcatatagtaaaaaatagaTCTATTTAAGTCTTAAGATCAAAAAGTTCTGTGTTTGTCAGTCCACATTCTCCCTATGCAAAGGGCTAGGACCCCTACGAATGGGCGTTAGAACAAAACGACCCACAATGAATagcaaaaattcaaatttcacgCGTGTATACTGACTGAGAGATGAAGTTATGAGATATAAGCGATTTATTGCTTTACACACCCAATGTGAAAATTAggaatacatttattataaaatgatagGCTATGTTGTGTGAGCTAGACATGTATGTACATTTCTATCTTGGCTCGcaaatgataaaaacaaaatattatattttaaaattgattgaatttgAGGGGGTACGTAttctttgtcatttttatccTTGTCATCATTCATTGTCAtcctattatttaaatttgtcttatttatttatacattttacgttaaattaatttagtttttattttaatgaatgacCTTCTTATTTATCTTTACTTCAAAGATTATTGTGTCATGTCAATTTGAAACTAAAACTTCCagaaattattatcaattactttgtattttttccatttaaaataatcgatGTCAGTCACTCTATCTCCTGTAACTTGGACTTAGCAAGCTACAAGTTTGTCAGTTAAtctatacataggtactttaaatTAGCCCTAAGTATTTTCTTTCCATAATCTCAGCATTTTTGCTATTGGCTCTAGTaggttatttgtattttacatgtaagaatatctttaaattcgtaatttattaagtttaactTAAGTctagattaaatttatttattttatttacgaaacCACATCACCACCGCAACGcgaatattcaaatatttcgaCAGCACTGAAACCCGATGGTAATTAAACAATGACAGCAACTTAGTAATTTTCCAGTAACATTAACCGTAACTACGcacattatgaaaaaaatacactaaaCTAATCAAACGGCAGTtaaccaaattcaaattgcaATACGATAGAAACTTCCCACAGAAATCGCCACGCGCCTATCTTTCGACACGGTCTTAATTGTTGCACCACTCCTTATTTCCCACTCTATTCGTATGGCGCTAAGgttcattttaattgtatttaagaTTGATTTAGGGATCTTTATAagcataaaatagataaataagatTTAGTTTGGTGTATGAAATCGCGAATGTATCGGTTGGGCGTTACGGCGCGTGTCTTCAGTTACACTATAGTTACCCAACTTTCCCGTGACAGTGCCAATTATGGGCCATGCTAAAAATGCTATACTATAACAGTGCATGCgcatttcatatttaaactgtcgacaatgtttatattttttcttaggaaatgttaaataaacttagtaatatataacacgttatacttataattataacacgTTACTCATCTAACGACTTAAAGTAAGTGCCAAACCCTATTGCTACGTTACGTCGACGTAAGCACATTGCGGCTCCGTTGTGCTCGGTTGTTTTGAACATGCGTTGTCGTACGTCGAATCTCCATATAATTTCTGCGTTAGCCGGCGACGGATGTAGAAACAAAGGAGCAATGGAGCTGCgatctaatttataaattataaattataaatattataatttataaataaatatagagacataaaactatatatctttacatttaataaaactgtaagtaggcTATGTCTTTACAtagaagattttttaaaattagctataacatgtcccactgctgggcaaaagcctcctctagcatagaaaatattaaagaaaaataattatcgaGGGACTGGGGGGACTAAATTGTTTTTAGAatttgtttgttcgcgcatcacgctaAAACTACTGGATGACATTTGATGCCgtttttacagttgtatagcggatggtccaACTTAGCtctggtataggttttatCGGGATACGTGGCTTGAAACccgaaatattgacaataataagatatGAGCGGAGGTAGTCCCAATCGCGggagaagccgcgggcaatagctagtatataatactagagaatataatgttttatattgtctataaaacattatgaaataaattataaaattaaagaagtTTATACAAAGATTAACTTAAAACAATGGTTCTTTGAGGGAAGTTTATTTAAGCAATTTTCGTAATAGGTCTCTGTTAGGcgcataaatattaaatgccATTATTCCTTAGGGCGTTAAACGATTAGTATtacaatagaaaatttatgaatacaaTCTGTTTATGTGTGACTAGCTTCACCTCGCGCTCCATTTgaccttatccttacataggtataatgaaataaagttcTCAATtgggtctgtctgtctgttcgctcaaaaacttaaaaactattgaacggattttcatgcggttttcaccaataaatagtaattCCTGATGAAgatttagttgtataatttattatgtttttactcgagcaaagccgggacgggtcaCTAGTGAAGGATCTCAACGTCGCACCACGTGGTAGGTCCGTCGTGCCCTGTTGTTATCTACAGGTTTGACAATGACGTGTGTTGACATACaccgaaacttcatacaatttctgcgttgtctaTCGACGGACGTTCGAATGACGGAGCGCGACAATGAGGCGTGGCACAAAGCCATCGGATAGGCAACCATAGCGTATGAcaggaaattataaattaaaattttatgttaaacgAAAGGTTTAaccgcgcacataccttttcgtttaatatataattatgcaacgcgaaaacttaaaagtagttaataaaataaaattcgcaaagatttttttttactatatttcatgCAAGGTTTCAGGCGAATATTCCTACTAAATTTACTATGGGTACTATGTTCAAAAATGTCTACAAGACAAGCGGGACCATAATAGCGGTTTAACTTTCAAAATGGGGTATTTAGTTAAGTTTACAACGACGTTAAATGTCGTCTCTATGTTACGACGGAATGGTCGGCGTCTTCTAAAGGCCCAATGTAAAATATCGTGTGTACAGAGATTAGTATCTAAAAGCTGGGTATCATCCaaatgtacaataaattatttaaaatgtttggcATACGTATGTGTTTACTTATTCTTGAATAATGTTTCGCTCTCTTTCTAATTTTGGCTTATTCTCACTTGGACACACGAAAAATAAGAagattctatatatatattgtagtaCAGAATCACACATTTGAACTCGGAACTAGATAAAGTTAATTGGCTACTTTCCAACTTATCAGATCAgattttctaatgtcaaaaacaaaaaaaaaaatatggagcttgtatgacagtaatgtGTTGTGACGTTACGGATTTaggagtcaaaaagcatttctaatatactttaatgaaacggtaaaatagtaaatctcgtaaataaaactgatcaatttaaattacatttaattattgtgtttagtcatttaaatacttatattcattgtattttatacCCAGTCAAGTAGCCAATTGTCTACTCCTGGCTTCAGAAATACAGTAAGTAATTTAGTGATTTCTCTTTCCATGTAATTGTCAATTGACGTTGTAAATTATAGATTTTCCACACACTTTGCGTACGAGACTTTGTCTCTGTACTCTACTTTATGCCCTGGCACTGCTTGACTATATTATGATGTCGTAACTGgaggaataaattgtctaatttATTGTCTTTTTTCTCATGTGAATCCTTTCAGAAAACCGAGTGCGTTTTGACGTTTAGTGGCGTTTTACAAAACCGCCATTCTTATTTAAACGAACAACCGAGCAGAATCAACCTGTTTTCTCGGGGCTGCAATTTTTTCTGCACTTCTTcatttcgagtgtgttaatcgCTGACACtggtatttgattttattcaagtcgcctaaaggcatctgacatgacttttacgatacATACCCCCCTTCAGGAACACATAATAatgggaaataaatatttctcctTTTATCTCTTTAgcaaaatatcttttttttttcttaattattttaagaatgctttttaattgtattaatctttttgttgtatttgCCACTTTCAGTTCGgtataaatacattactaatagaaaatttaatttgtattactgaattaaatgaatattttttttacaaataatcaaaaatattatgtggtCTGAGgacccacttcttgaaattctatgaaattatgcttgggatttagtgaacattcgaaaataattgtgaaagttggaattagattttgtgaaagcgAAATAAGCGAGTTACACATATTCTGACAGACTATTTAATGTATcaaatttttgtcaaaattggcCCAGTTGTCTTAGagtttaaaacaaacacaaatgaaaatacaaaatatacaaataatttttctttttaactttatcGTGAAAGTATAGATACGTATAAATTTAAGCTAGGATTTTTTAAGGCCTGCTCCATTTTAACTGGATATTATTATGGATAATTATCGTCCAGGCCGTCCATCCATCACGAGCATCGACGAGCGACGTGATTGATGGCAGCTCACTGTCACTTGACCTCAATCTCGCATCCGTCTCTTGGACTGCACTATACACGggttataatgatttttttaatgattttccACGCTTCTAAGGGCCTAGGGgttaccatgaaacataaaacaagaCGCACGTCGTTGCGTCCATATACGTTCTCTCTTTTTAGGCTTctgtttcaccgcttgctaataaaatatctgataaCAAAGAGAACAGACtgtgttaaaatttttgtttcacaAGTATCAGAtaactggccaatcacattaggcagatttatctaacAGTTAGTTATatttgtcagattacaataatattttatcagaaagtggtgaagcAGGCcctaaatctttttttatacgaCACATGCTCGGAAAGATTCATATATTCCATGTTAGAATAAATCTCGTTATAATATGTTGCTTTCTTGTTGAATAAtgtaatgtaggtattattCATAGGTAAGTTTAGTATATTGGCTTCTTTTCGGGCGTAGCCGCAGGCTAGTTAATAGCAGGCAGgcaattaatgatttttagcCACTAAGGTAACAGAATAGGCTCATTGGTCCAGATTCGTCGAGACATGCAAGGAAGTAGACGCGCACATACAATTACTCTAAACAACTCTGTTTCTACAGAAATTTCGAGACTAACAATCATTATCTTGTAACATTTTATCGGACAGATGAAGAAAGTCAGAAGTCGCATCGTATCTAGTGAGCATACCTGGAAAAAGTTTTTTCTACAATGGCaactcaaactcaaaattCAACTATTTaaagtttcaattttttttcatttcagttCCAATTGTCTATGAAGATCATTTCGACGCCCAGATCCAACAAATACTTCATAACATCACCCAATCACACTAAACGACATGGCGATACTTATCTTCAACGGTAACAAGACGACACGACGAAATAAGAAAAAGGTGTCAACCAAACATACGTTATGGCCTCGAATTGTCACGTTAGACCGGCTTCGTAATTCATTAGTCGTTACGAAGCCACgattatcataaaaatctagtagaaaataatctcGAACCAGCCGATTTGGGAATAAATATGCCAAGGGGAAATTTAGTGCCGAAAGTCGTCGAGGGTCCCGCTGGGAGTAAAGAGGCCGCGCGTCGGCCGTGGCGCTACGGTGCCCATTTTTTACATATccacagaaaaaaatatacatacattttttgacTGTCATCGGGAACTAATTTCGTGGGGTTTTTTGTGGTTTTTCTGTTAATAATTAGTTTGTAAAGAGCCGCTTTGTGACCGATGTTCCCGTGTATATTTGCTGCTACAATATCTAACTGTTATTTATTGGAGTGTTGTTATTTAAACCTAATTTTAAGagcgttatttatttatttgtttgttattgtgTTATGTTTAgatgaatatttcattatgACATCAGTTTATGATAATTGATCACTCACATAACAAGCCTTTATGCGAGCTGTTTTTTACCTAGTCTAAGAgcttattcaaaatttagaaTTAGATCATAAAAACTTATCTTCATGTGCTCGTCTAGTCATTGACGCCAAAAGTCTTTCTCTATCTAAGTGCTTcaggaaattataaaaaatgttgaatgTAAAACTACAGACATctcattagttttattattattcaattccCACTATAAACCCATAGGAATTATTACATATGTgtgcttattatattatgcttTTGGACAAGTTATGTCTAATAAAGGTACATTTTACTTTACTGTTTATTACTTCTATTTCCTCATATTTCTCTACGgcgttttataaaatacctacgcAGATGTAAgcgcattatttttttctgataataCAATCATTGCAatcactatataaataaaaaagtcggTAAGTACAAAGAGTCGTTATTACTAGcaattattttaccattattATGTACTAACTATGGATTATCGTCAATCGAATACGCGGTATATCTACCTGGCAATAAGCTAATAATAGCACAAAAGTAGTGTACTCCATGGACAGCCTGTCTTTAGTTTATACAACATTATTCAGTCATTCACTCAACAGCTCACTAACGTCTTTTGATTCGACTCGTATATCGGCGTGTCGCGTGTCGTCTTGTAGGTTTAATCCACCTTTATAGCTAGCATGTCTTCGCACGTGGAGCTGATCTCCATAGGGCCCATCACCTCGATCGTTGATCAGACGTGGGTCGTCAGCACTGTAATCATCTTTGACGTGTGTTTCATCGAGGGTCGAGGAAAGGAGCTGTCGCATATCGTGCCGATGGTAAGGCCTCTGGTCACTGTACTTGTATTGGTAGAACATTTCTGTATCGAAGTCGTCGTCCTCCGGAATGGGCGCCCACCGGTGACCCTGGTAGAGGTAGGACTTTCCGAATTTACCTCGGTATCCCATCTTGGCTGCCACGTCTtgtattacaagctttttcGGGACGTCACGAGGTCTACTCATCATGTACGTTTCGTTTCCCTGTTTTAGTTTTGGAATTTAATGTTGTGTAGATAAATTgccttttttactttattgacTAAGCCTGTTATTCATACAAAAGATAAAGCGCacattaagttaaaatatgttttgtctcgttttgTCAATGAAGTAACAGtcacaaaacataatttaacataaagtatgctttgtctttaaataataaaaattaggcgTCAAATTttctataggtattttaagtaatacatattatttttacttaccaGACATTTTATATAAGCAAGATATTTTCCGTTgtcgatttgcttgaaattgaGATCTTCCGGATGTATCAACCTTTCATTTTTTATCCctgaaatcataaaaatatgattataaatcCGAAAATCTgaaagatggaaaatgatctttttagATTGCGTCTTAGACatttatctatacttatatgtgttataaaatatagtatcgttgaacacaacacaagtcttgaagtTAAACTTACGAACTTAGCGGCTAACTGTGCGATTTATGCATATATAAAGCTTTCCATGTGAATATGGTCTTTTAATCAcccaatataataaagatgtCGACATTTTATACAATGTGTCCTGAGTTTTTTTCTTTCGCATTCGACATGAAAAGTACCTAttatctaatattaaaatgccaGACTTacatttagttattatattgtaactaAAGAACTCCCCGCGGTCACCCATCTGCACTAGCAGGACTGAACGGTTGGTGTACTTCTCCGTCATGACGAACATTGGGCTTGTCCAGTTGATCGGGTACGTCACTCGCGAATCGTTTAGATATTTTTGGAGGACCTCTTTGTTCTGAAACAGTCAATCATAGCAAAAATCAATAATGATCTGGACGAACTGAACGAAGGGActatttattcatatcaatacataaatactaaaactcattgaaatccgttcagtagtttttttttataatcagtaatccacattaatattataaatgcgaaagactgtctgtctttctattccgctttcacggctaaacagcttgaccgattttgacatgtaatttcaaacataggctatttttttattcataaaagtcAACATTAggttatttatgtattcacTTGTATGGTctaatgtatatatgtatctaatgCATACTTAAGTATAAATCCTTCGAAaccttaaaaattacttattttcactggaaaataagtaatttttaaggtTTCGAAGTTTACACTGGTAAacttaattgaaatttgtCAAGAAAACTGGatgaattaataatacttacgCGTTTTGATGGCACGCCAAATTTATAAGTCCTCAATGGCATAATTGGTCCCCAATAGTAGAATACCACCCATACGTCATCCAAGACCGAATATGGATTGAACCTGTAACATAAAGAatgaaatttcttcaaaaaatacttacttaaaaaGTTATCTGCAAA from Plodia interpunctella isolate USDA-ARS_2022_Savannah chromosome 21, ilPloInte3.2, whole genome shotgun sequence includes the following:
- the LOC128679391 gene encoding uncharacterized protein LOC128679391, with product MKGMTILILATYLLIKSTVLAKVRRKSGPLAKDKDIQTCEEIAATARFNPYSVLDDVWVVFYYWGPIMPLRTYKFGVPSKRNKEVLQKYLNDSRVTYPINWTSPMFVMTEKYTNRSVLLVQMGDRGEFFSYNIITKWIKNERLIHPEDLNFKQIDNGKYLAYIKCLGNETYMMSRPRDVPKKLVIQDVAAKMGYRGKFGKSYLYQGHRWAPIPEDDDFDTEMFYQYKYSDQRPYHRHDMRQLLSSTLDETHVKDDYSADDPRLINDRGDGPYGDQLHVRRHASYKGGLNLQDDTRHADIRVESKDVSELLSE